AAGCGTACGGTTCGTCGAGACCGTGCTGACTACTTCTGCACCCTTGAGGAGGGTATTCGAGGTCAGCGGGCCTTGGACTGGAATCTAGTCGACCACCTGGTACCACGCTCGGGCCTGTCGTCGTTTCTTGAGTCGCTCACCACGTACAACGCGAAGCCTCACCAGGGGCCGGGTGGCATCACCCTTGGTGACATCAACCGCGACATCACCGAAAGCACCGTTGACTACCAACACATCCACGTCGACCTCGACCGGGATCTCGGTGCCGCTCATATCAGCATCCAAGGCCCGACCACCGTCCCCGCCTCAGCCGAGGAGCTCCACGCACAAGGCGATGCCTCATGGCTGGTCGCCACCGCTCGCGAGCTCAACGATCTGATCTGTCACCTCAGATTCAATGAGCCAACGCTTGGGACCCTGTGGCTTGAGACCCGAGGAGATCTTAGAATCGCCCAGCGCTATGCCCAAGGTCTTGAGGCCTGGCGCGACCAGTGGATCGTCCGCGAAGGGCTCGACCTGTGGCGACGAACGCTGGCACGCCTCGATCTGACCTCGCGATCGATCATCACCACGATCGCCGACGGGAGTTGCTTTGCCGGCCCACTCGCAGAGCTTGTGTTTGCGGCCGACCGGTCCTTCTTTCTCGACAACGGAACGGTCGGTCTTGTCGTGGACCCGATGAACTTTGATGCCTTCCCGATGATGAACGGACTTTCACGACTCGCCTCACGCTTGTGGGGAGAGCCTGGTGTGCTCGAACAGCTTTCGACGCACACCACTAGTGAACTCGATGCAGCCGCTGCACAGCGGCTCGGGCTGGTGACCTTCACGCCGGACGCGTTCGATTGGGACGACGAGGTACGCCTCGCGCTTGGAGCGCGTCATGGGTTCTCTCCAGATGCACTTACCGCCATGGAGGCCAACCTACGCTTCGTCGGCCCAGAGACGATGGCAACCAAGATCTTCGGTCGTCTCAGTGCCTGGCAGAACTGGGTCTTTAGCCGACCCAATGCTGTCGGCGCCGAAGGAGCGCTACGCCGGTATGGGACCGGCCAAATGGCAAACTTCCAACAAGAAAGGATCTGATCACAATGGAACTCATCGACTACGACGCCCAAATTCCCAACAACGTCGCCCTCGCAAGCGACGATCGTCTTAAGCGGGCGCTCGAACAGTGGCACCCAGGGTACCTCAACTGGTGGAACCAGATGGGCCCCATGGGGTTTAACGACTCCGAGGTTTACCTACGCACCGCGACCGGGGTCGACCCCAAAGGTTGGGCGCAGTTTCAGTACGTCAAGATGCCGGAGTACCGCTGGGGCATCTTCTTGGCACCAGGTGACCCTGAGCGCAAGATCGGCTTTGGGGAGCACTTCGGAGAACCGGTCTGGCAGGAGGTGCCGGGTGAGTACCGAGCTATGTTGCGCCGCCTGCTCGTCGTCCAGGGAGATACCGAGCCCGCTAGCGTCGAGCAACAGCGGCACCTCGGAGCGACGGCACCTTCGCTCTACGACCTTCGCAACCTCTTTCAAGTGAACGTCGAGGAGGGTCGGCATCTCTGGGCCATGGTGTACCTGCTGCAGCGCTACTTTGGTCGCGATGGTCGCGAGGAGGCCGAGGCGCTCCTCACGAGGCGCTCCGGCGATGACGATCGACCCCGCATGCTTGGGGCGTTCAACGAGGAGACACCTGACTGGCTGTCATTTTTCATGTTCACCTTCTTCACCGACCGTGACGGTAAATACCAGCTCGAGGCGCTCGCCCAATCTGGCTTCGACCCACTTGCGCGCACCACTCGGTTCATGCTGACCGAAGAGGCCCATCA
This portion of the Ferrimicrobium sp. genome encodes:
- the boxB gene encoding benzoyl-CoA 2,3-epoxidase subunit BoxB; translated protein: MELIDYDAQIPNNVALASDDRLKRALEQWHPGYLNWWNQMGPMGFNDSEVYLRTATGVDPKGWAQFQYVKMPEYRWGIFLAPGDPERKIGFGEHFGEPVWQEVPGEYRAMLRRLLVVQGDTEPASVEQQRHLGATAPSLYDLRNLFQVNVEEGRHLWAMVYLLQRYFGRDGREEAEALLTRRSGDDDRPRMLGAFNEETPDWLSFFMFTFFTDRDGKYQLEALAQSGFDPLARTTRFMLTEEAHHMFVGESGIGRVIEATATAMIAAHIDDPTDVERIRSLNVIDLPTLQRYLNFHFSVSLDLFGAEASSNAANAFAAGLKGRFNEHKIDDDHRLTNSTYPVLRLEETDIVNRNEPALSVLNARLRDDYANDCTNGVKRWNKILEKAGVDYRLSLPHVGFHRQVGEFQMAPIDPSGQVHKGVAFHDIVEGHLPSSDDRAFITSLMQPIYEPGSYASWIAPPKVAIDNKPGDFEFVRLHG
- the boxC gene encoding 2,3-epoxybenzoyl-CoA dihydrolase, with the translated sequence MIDLRTHPDRYHHWKLKTDEHIAELTLDVDEHESIGDGYQLKMNSYDLGVDIELADAIERLRLTYPEVTTVFVRSGKPRVFCAGANIAMLAGATHHHKVNFCKFTNETRLFLEDAPARFVAVVEGTAAGGGYELALSCDTIVLVDDGSATVSLPEVALLAVLPGTGGLTRLTDKRTVRRDRADYFCTLEEGIRGQRALDWNLVDHLVPRSGLSSFLESLTTYNAKPHQGPGGITLGDINRDITESTVDYQHIHVDLDRDLGAAHISIQGPTTVPASAEELHAQGDASWLVATARELNDLICHLRFNEPTLGTLWLETRGDLRIAQRYAQGLEAWRDQWIVREGLDLWRRTLARLDLTSRSIITTIADGSCFAGPLAELVFAADRSFFLDNGTVGLVVDPMNFDAFPMMNGLSRLASRLWGEPGVLEQLSTHTTSELDAAAAQRLGLVTFTPDAFDWDDEVRLALGARHGFSPDALTAMEANLRFVGPETMATKIFGRLSAWQNWVFSRPNAVGAEGALRRYGTGQMANFQQERI